One Deinococcus cellulosilyticus NBRC 106333 = KACC 11606 genomic window carries:
- a CDS encoding aspartate carbamoyltransferase catalytic subunit → MGTGVKHLLDFQGWTVEGIQGILETADVMKEVLERPVKKVPALQGITVCTAFFENSTRTRTSFELAARRMSADVLTFAAGASSLSKGESLRDTIETLNAYKVDAFIVRHHASGAAHQVAKFSGKSTINAGDGRRAHPTQALLDAYTMLKEFGKLEGLKVTIVGDILHSRVARSNAELLDLLGADVTLCGPATLLPKELQKGRVKLTNDMQAAVKDADVVMALRLQQERMNGGFLPSMSEYALTYQVNERLLELAKDHAIVLHPGPMNRDLEISGSLADSERSRIIAQVEYGQAIRMSVLYHLLVGKK, encoded by the coding sequence ATGGGAACTGGAGTAAAACACCTGCTGGATTTCCAGGGCTGGACGGTTGAAGGCATTCAGGGCATCCTGGAGACCGCCGACGTCATGAAAGAAGTGCTGGAACGCCCGGTCAAAAAAGTCCCAGCACTGCAGGGCATCACCGTGTGTACAGCGTTCTTCGAGAACTCCACCCGCACCCGCACCAGCTTTGAACTCGCAGCACGCCGCATGAGTGCAGATGTGCTCACCTTCGCTGCTGGAGCCAGCAGCCTTTCCAAAGGTGAATCCCTGCGCGACACTATCGAAACCCTGAACGCCTACAAGGTGGACGCTTTCATCGTGCGCCACCACGCCTCAGGTGCTGCCCATCAGGTGGCGAAGTTCAGCGGCAAATCCACCATCAACGCTGGAGATGGACGCCGCGCCCACCCCACCCAGGCACTTTTAGACGCCTACACCATGCTGAAGGAATTTGGCAAGCTCGAAGGCCTCAAAGTCACCATCGTCGGGGACATCCTGCACTCCCGCGTGGCCCGCAGCAATGCAGAACTGCTCGATCTGCTTGGTGCAGACGTGACCCTGTGCGGACCTGCCACCCTGCTTCCAAAAGAACTGCAAAAAGGCCGCGTGAAGCTCACCAACGACATGCAGGCAGCCGTGAAGGATGCCGATGTCGTGATGGCCCTGCGTCTGCAACAGGAACGCATGAACGGTGGTTTCCTGCCCAGCATGAGTGAATATGCACTGACCTACCAGGTGAATGAACGCTTGCTGGAACTCGCAAAAGACCACGCCATTGTGCTGCACCCTGGCCCCATGAACCGGGACCTGGAAATTTCTGGCAGCCTCGCGGACAGTGAACGCAGCCGGATCATTGCCCAGGTCGAATACGGTCAGGCCATCCGCATGAGCGTGCTCTACCACCTGCTGGTCGGGAAGAAATGA
- the pyrR gene encoding bifunctional pyr operon transcriptional regulator/uracil phosphoribosyltransferase PyrR, which yields MHYKAQILDAHEMKRAMTRIAHEILERNKGATDLALVGIHTRGIPLAEQLAQKIAELEGIQVPTGKLDITLYRDDLSEISRQPIIRRTEINFDIGTKKIVLLDDVLFTGRTIRAALDALTDLGRPKSIQLAVMVDRGHRELPIRADYVGKNLPTSKTEVVKVKLAETDGEDVVELWELE from the coding sequence ATGCACTATAAAGCTCAGATTCTGGATGCTCACGAAATGAAACGCGCCATGACGCGCATCGCCCACGAGATCCTCGAGCGCAACAAGGGTGCAACGGACCTTGCCCTGGTGGGCATCCACACCCGTGGCATTCCGCTGGCCGAACAACTGGCCCAGAAAATCGCTGAACTGGAAGGCATCCAGGTGCCCACCGGCAAACTGGACATCACCCTCTACCGCGATGACCTCTCGGAGATCAGTCGCCAGCCGATCATCCGCAGGACCGAAATCAACTTTGACATCGGCACCAAGAAAATCGTGCTGCTGGACGATGTGCTCTTCACGGGCCGCACCATCCGTGCTGCCCTGGACGCACTGACCGACCTGGGCCGCCCCAAGAGCATCCAGCTTGCCGTGATGGTGGACCGAGGACACCGCGAACTGCCCATCCGCGCAGATTACGTGGGAAAAAACCTGCCGACCAGCAAAACCGAGGTCGTGAAAGTCAAACTTGCCGAAACCGATGGTGAGGATGTGGTGGAATTATGGGAACTGGAGTAA